One window of the Canis aureus isolate CA01 chromosome 1, VMU_Caureus_v.1.0, whole genome shotgun sequence genome contains the following:
- the LOC144311442 gene encoding transcription factor BTF3-like translates to MKETITNQEKLAKLQAQVRIGGKGTARQKKVVHRTATADDKKLQFSLKKLEVNNISGIEEVNVFTSQGTVIHFNNPKVQASLAVNTFTITGHAETKQLTEMLFSILNQLGADSLTSLRRLAEALPKQSVDGEAPLATGEEDDDEVPDLLIKLKKPGNKV, encoded by the exons ATGAAAGAAACTATCACGAACCAGGAGAAACTCGCCAAACTGCAAGCACAAGTGCGCATTGGTGGAAAAGGAACTGCTCGCCAAAAGAAGGTGGTTCATAGAACAGCTACAGCAGATGATAAAAAACTTCAGTTCTCCTTAAAGAAGTTAGAGGTAAACAATATCTCTGGTATTGAAGAAGTGAATGTgttcacaagccaaggaacagtGATCCACTTTAACAACCCTAAAGTTCAGGCATCGCTGGCAGTGAACACTTTCACCATTACAGGCCATGCTGAGACAAAGCAGCTGACAGAAATGCTATTCAGTATCTTAAACCAGCTTGGTGCAGACAGTCTGACTAGTTTAAGAAGATTGGCTGAAGCTCTGCCCAAACAATCTGTGGATGGAGAAGCACCACTTGCTACCGGAGAGGAGGATGATGATGAAGTTCCagatctt CTAATTAAGCTGAAGAAGCCTGGGAATAAAGTTTGA